In Bythopirellula goksoeyrii, a single window of DNA contains:
- a CDS encoding BON domain-containing protein encodes MATLCPLFEQVQGALTGNPYFAVKQFRVETNDGMVRLEGTVGSFYQKQMAQEVVRRLDGVQGIENQLQVSWS; translated from the coding sequence ATGGCAACTCTATGTCCACTCTTTGAGCAAGTTCAGGGCGCTCTGACGGGTAATCCCTACTTTGCAGTCAAGCAATTTCGCGTCGAAACCAATGACGGCATGGTCCGGTTGGAAGGGACCGTTGGTTCCTTCTACCAAAAGCAAATGGCTCAAGAGGTGGTCCGCCGTTTGGATGGCGTGCAGGGAATAGAGAATCAGCTGCAGGTGAGCTGGTCATAA
- a CDS encoding DUF6973 domain-containing protein: MTRKKKIICSLFVTLVVLAVILYVAANVALDRVSRRLMTDVAAKAEKKGLGVAQPSFDSVRLSGTLSPAWSGLRAIVSGSPHERGPEWDLQVERATLGWGFDSRANLIVWGMTLSEISEVPEDRKFTDRKIVIDRINCQLPFNVFHPNAVILEVLQEGERIVSDGTTIWPLEIDGKIICSVKNKPVELRLNVVPKGDENSLALIEEDVVALSPLFGEKLTQAEVKLISSHPLRASRLLQLKDEAETKSSRSSEKDPSVPQDAYRHILWSYLLKEAYGVEFAEQVGSAHEMGDTGNTEAEREMDLHNNAIGRKYAEEGIRENEVLQHLMSDPEVRREP, from the coding sequence ATGACTCGCAAAAAGAAGATAATTTGCAGTTTGTTCGTCACTCTCGTGGTTTTAGCCGTCATTTTGTATGTAGCTGCCAACGTAGCGTTGGATCGCGTATCTCGTCGACTTATGACAGATGTAGCTGCGAAAGCAGAAAAAAAGGGGCTTGGTGTTGCGCAGCCTTCCTTCGATTCGGTTCGGCTTTCTGGTACTCTTTCGCCAGCCTGGTCAGGTTTACGCGCAATAGTATCTGGCAGTCCCCACGAACGAGGTCCCGAGTGGGATCTGCAGGTAGAACGGGCAACTCTTGGCTGGGGGTTCGACAGTCGAGCTAACTTGATAGTTTGGGGAATGACACTTTCCGAGATTTCAGAAGTTCCTGAAGATCGAAAGTTTACTGATCGCAAGATTGTGATAGATCGCATTAACTGCCAGTTGCCCTTCAACGTATTTCACCCCAATGCGGTGATTTTAGAAGTGTTACAAGAGGGTGAACGTATTGTCTCGGACGGGACTACGATTTGGCCTCTGGAGATCGACGGAAAAATCATCTGCAGCGTTAAGAACAAGCCTGTCGAATTGCGGTTGAATGTCGTGCCAAAAGGAGATGAGAACTCGCTGGCCCTCATAGAGGAGGATGTGGTCGCGTTGTCGCCGCTGTTTGGGGAGAAACTTACACAAGCAGAAGTCAAACTCATTTCATCACATCCCTTGCGTGCCTCGCGGCTGTTGCAACTCAAAGACGAAGCGGAAACGAAATCGTCTAGATCTAGTGAAAAAGACCCTTCAGTCCCTCAAGACGCTTATCGGCACATTCTCTGGAGCTATCTCCTGAAGGAGGCTTATGGTGTCGAGTTCGCCGAACAAGTAGGAAGTGCACACGAAATGGGTGACACAGGAAATACTGAGGCCGAGCGCGAAATGGATCTGCACAACAACGCAATTGGAAGAAAGTATGCCGAAGAAGGAATCCGCGAGAATGAAGTCTTGCAGCACTTGATGAGTGACCCTGAAGTTCGACGTGAACCGTAA
- a CDS encoding chloride channel protein yields the protein MFQHIRRYFTSIFDTESSGRLVFFSPLVGIVAGLGAVLFFFLLMWFQGAVLGGIAGYYPPAAGSEAIEHVPQNPSQWWVVLLVPTIGGLVCGMIVYGLAPEAEGHGTDALVRAFHRLSGRIRGRVPFVKTVASIITIGTGGSAGREGPIAQIGAGFGSFLATKLSLSERDRRLLMLAGAAGGIGAIFRAPLGGALFVSEVLYSSTALETAAVIPCFIASITAYTVFATIYGPGLAFKTTPGLEFGGAEEIPLYLVFAILCAIVGYIYVLVFYCMRDRVFRRLPIPNFVKPAVGGLMLGVLAIWLPHLMSGGYGWIQRAIDGKLTIWIMVVLCFGKIFATSFTISSGGSGGVFAPSLFIGAMLGGAFGMACQQLFPNLITHPEAFILVGMGGFFAGVARVPLTAMLMVCEMSGTYNLLIPLMLVCIINVAVLSSRWSLYEEQVPGLVDSPAHQGDFVVDVLEQMFVRDVMHLDRKVDLIPEDMPLTEILRLASYSNNSYYPVVDQEKQLAGIFSLRDLRAVLTGNGSGPLIVAADIATQPVLTVKAEDDLHTALRRFTQKNVDYLPIVETEAPRHVIGMLSRHDVIGAYHDRVSKMQHHE from the coding sequence GTGTTTCAGCATATTCGGCGGTATTTTACTTCCATTTTCGATACCGAGTCTTCTGGAAGGCTTGTCTTTTTCAGCCCCTTAGTGGGGATTGTTGCCGGTCTTGGCGCTGTTCTATTCTTCTTCCTCCTGATGTGGTTCCAAGGGGCCGTGCTGGGAGGTATCGCAGGCTATTATCCCCCGGCAGCCGGGAGTGAAGCGATAGAGCATGTGCCTCAGAATCCTTCGCAGTGGTGGGTGGTTCTGTTGGTACCAACTATAGGTGGCTTGGTTTGTGGAATGATAGTCTATGGTCTCGCACCCGAGGCGGAAGGCCATGGTACCGATGCCCTTGTGCGAGCATTTCATCGACTCAGCGGCCGAATCCGAGGGCGAGTCCCCTTTGTGAAGACTGTGGCCTCGATCATCACTATCGGAACCGGAGGCTCGGCGGGCCGTGAAGGGCCAATTGCTCAGATTGGTGCCGGATTCGGCTCGTTTCTGGCCACCAAGCTGAGTTTGAGCGAACGCGACCGAAGATTGCTCATGCTTGCTGGTGCTGCCGGAGGAATTGGGGCAATTTTTCGCGCCCCTTTAGGCGGGGCTTTATTCGTGAGCGAGGTACTCTACAGCTCTACGGCCTTAGAAACCGCGGCAGTAATTCCCTGTTTCATCGCCTCGATTACGGCCTACACCGTCTTCGCGACCATCTATGGCCCCGGTTTGGCATTCAAGACGACCCCTGGCTTGGAGTTTGGCGGGGCTGAAGAGATCCCCCTGTATCTGGTTTTTGCCATACTTTGCGCAATCGTCGGCTACATCTATGTGTTGGTGTTCTATTGCATGCGCGATCGCGTTTTTCGTCGGCTACCCATTCCCAATTTTGTGAAACCTGCTGTCGGAGGGCTGATGCTTGGCGTCCTGGCGATCTGGCTGCCCCACTTAATGTCGGGTGGGTACGGCTGGATTCAAAGAGCCATTGATGGCAAGTTGACCATCTGGATCATGGTCGTCCTCTGCTTTGGGAAAATCTTCGCCACGTCATTCACGATTTCATCTGGCGGTAGCGGTGGCGTGTTTGCTCCATCACTTTTCATCGGTGCGATGCTTGGTGGGGCTTTTGGCATGGCCTGCCAGCAATTGTTCCCAAATCTGATCACCCATCCTGAAGCATTCATTCTCGTGGGAATGGGAGGATTCTTTGCTGGCGTCGCCCGGGTTCCCCTCACAGCCATGCTGATGGTTTGTGAAATGAGCGGGACTTACAATCTGCTCATCCCGCTGATGTTGGTCTGCATCATAAACGTCGCGGTCCTTTCATCACGATGGAGCCTCTATGAAGAACAAGTACCCGGTTTGGTCGATAGCCCTGCCCACCAAGGGGACTTTGTGGTCGATGTGCTAGAACAAATGTTTGTTCGTGACGTGATGCATCTGGATCGCAAAGTCGATTTGATCCCAGAAGACATGCCGCTCACCGAGATTCTCCGACTTGCTTCCTACTCCAACAACAGTTACTACCCAGTAGTCGACCAGGAGAAACAATTGGCCGGCATTTTTTCCCTGCGAGATCTGCGGGCAGTCCTCACCGGCAACGGCTCTGGCCCACTCATCGTAGCGGCCGACATTGCTACCCAACCCGTGCTGACGGTCAAAGCGGAAGACGACCTACATACTGCCCTACGCCGCTTCACCCAAAAAAATGTCGACTACCTCCCAATCGTGGAAACAGAAGCCCCGCGCCATGTCATCGGCATGTTAAGCCGACATGACGTGATTGGCGCCTATCACGACCGGGTCTCTAAGATGCAGCACCATGAATGA
- a CDS encoding 3-keto-disaccharide hydrolase, with protein MMHYNRKTFTTPLFILFLLASYSPAAEPSTNDEEWIRLFNGQDLTGWTPKIKGHGSGDNFADTFRVEDGVLKVAYDKYVGDFNDRFGHLFYEKPFSNYILRLEYRVVGEQSPNAPAWAFRNSGIMIHGQTPESMILDQDFPVSIEVQLLGGDGTHPRHTGNLCTPGTHVVMDGKLISQHCTNSSSPTYHGDQWVTAEIEVHGDKLIRHRINGQVVLEYSDPQLDGSDPDAKRLLDAGAEKMLTEGTISLQSEGHPVEFRNVELMELGE; from the coding sequence ATGATGCATTACAACCGAAAAACATTCACTACCCCACTCTTTATCCTGTTTTTGTTGGCATCTTACTCCCCAGCAGCCGAGCCCTCTACAAACGACGAAGAATGGATCAGACTCTTCAACGGTCAGGACCTCACAGGCTGGACGCCCAAGATTAAAGGCCACGGTTCAGGAGATAACTTTGCGGACACGTTTCGAGTCGAAGATGGTGTATTGAAGGTGGCTTACGATAAATATGTTGGCGATTTCAACGACCGCTTTGGTCATCTTTTTTACGAGAAACCGTTTTCCAACTACATCTTGCGACTTGAGTACCGAGTCGTTGGCGAGCAATCTCCTAATGCCCCTGCCTGGGCGTTTCGCAATAGTGGGATCATGATCCATGGCCAAACGCCCGAGTCAATGATTCTCGATCAAGACTTTCCCGTGTCGATCGAAGTGCAACTACTCGGTGGCGACGGTACACATCCACGCCACACCGGCAACCTCTGCACTCCTGGTACTCATGTCGTGATGGATGGTAAACTAATCAGCCAACATTGTACAAACAGCAGCAGCCCCACTTATCACGGTGACCAATGGGTAACCGCCGAGATAGAAGTCCACGGCGACAAACTTATTCGCCACAGAATCAACGGTCAGGTCGTACTTGAATACAGCGATCCCCAACTCGACGGTTCTGACCCTGACGCGAAACGACTGCTCGACGCCGGAGCAGAAAAGATGCTTACCGAGGGAACGATCTCGTTGCAATCAGAAGGACATCCGGTAGAGTTTCGGAATGTGGAGCTGATGGAGCTGGGGGAGTAG
- a CDS encoding DNA polymerase Y family protein — MIGHVDADCFYVSAERVRYPHLQGMPVGVLGNHGACIIAKSYEMKAAGVPTGMPIWEATPICPKGVFVKRDFRWYEALSRKMLAIVQEASPRVEFYSIDEQFFTTTEHTQEFAGRLQGEILQRVGVPVSIGIAPTKTLAKLISDSSKPFGCGVIHNDRERLALLRDRPVTDITGIARRSAKRLAEHGIHTCEDFANADRAFVRWLLTKRGEDLWWELNGTPVIPILIARPRHKFVSRGGSIGKASCDPQRVHAFVVRNVERLVEALTHYRICCDSLILTLLFTNEPERSLRSSLLGSRADFEALLEAAMYLLPRVWQPRSAYVHYMHVIADGLRPLANRQRSLFEQSQLVDIKHRINNEMGRFVLRSGATLPLVDVYGDAANEYDICDIYGKSCF, encoded by the coding sequence ATGATTGGTCACGTTGACGCCGATTGTTTTTATGTCTCAGCCGAACGGGTGCGCTATCCACACCTGCAGGGGATGCCTGTTGGTGTGTTGGGCAACCACGGGGCCTGCATCATCGCCAAGAGCTACGAAATGAAGGCCGCCGGGGTGCCCACCGGGATGCCGATTTGGGAAGCGACGCCGATTTGCCCCAAGGGGGTGTTTGTGAAGCGGGACTTCCGCTGGTACGAGGCGCTGTCGCGCAAGATGCTGGCCATCGTTCAAGAGGCCAGCCCCCGTGTGGAGTTTTATTCCATCGACGAACAATTCTTCACCACGACCGAACACACACAAGAGTTTGCCGGGCGACTCCAAGGAGAAATTCTCCAGCGGGTCGGCGTGCCGGTGTCGATTGGCATTGCCCCCACCAAAACGCTGGCTAAATTGATCTCCGATTCCTCCAAACCGTTTGGCTGCGGAGTGATCCACAACGATCGCGAACGCCTCGCCTTGCTTCGTGATCGCCCCGTCACGGATATTACCGGCATCGCTCGGCGTAGCGCCAAGCGACTGGCCGAGCACGGCATTCATACTTGCGAAGATTTTGCCAACGCCGACCGGGCATTTGTCCGCTGGCTGCTCACCAAGCGGGGCGAGGATTTATGGTGGGAATTGAATGGGACACCGGTGATCCCGATCCTGATAGCTCGCCCTCGACACAAGTTTGTCTCTCGAGGGGGGAGCATCGGCAAGGCGAGTTGCGATCCCCAGCGGGTGCACGCTTTTGTCGTGCGGAATGTCGAACGGCTGGTTGAAGCACTCACCCACTACCGTATTTGCTGCGACTCACTGATCCTCACGCTACTATTTACCAACGAACCAGAGCGGTCGCTCCGCAGCAGCCTGTTGGGAAGCCGAGCCGACTTCGAGGCCCTACTTGAAGCCGCCATGTACCTGCTCCCTCGGGTTTGGCAGCCCCGCTCAGCCTATGTTCACTATATGCATGTGATCGCCGACGGCCTCCGCCCACTCGCCAACCGGCAGCGGAGCCTTTTTGAGCAATCGCAACTGGTAGATATCAAGCACAGGATCAATAATGAGATGGGCCGGTTTGTTCTGCGCAGTGGGGCCACCCTCCCCCTGGTCGACGTCTATGGCGATGCAGCGAACGAGTACGACATTTGTGATATTTATGGAAAGAGTTGTTTTTGA
- a CDS encoding SpoIIE family protein phosphatase produces the protein MAGLKIVQGGEIGRVYDLDEGEHWVMGRSPECDLVLDVAAVSRRHIILTKENGHIFVKDLGSRNGTYINNVRVEDRGELKNGDQMLICDILFVFEDGSPSKSLGGAGPTNSSLLQTLAEESEEDPNATSEIMATLDVSKGSASVWNLSARPETQLQALVEISNNLGSTLTVKEILPKILDSLFKIFVQADRGFIVMRPQPTAPLVAVASKARKTSDEENMRFSRTIVRQAMEGKRAILSADASSDERFGMAESIADFQIRSLICAPMISSAGESLGVVQIDTNNQRSRFTDQDLQLLAGIANQASIALDNARLHQEAMSQMALQRDMEAAKLMQRALLPHHSPEVTGYHFFAYYESAFQVGGDYYDYVSLPDNRFAVVLGDVAGKGVPAAILMAKLSSDVRLWLAIEPDPAKALGKINSIFSGYGWDDRFVTMVVAVVDPATNKLILVNAGHMPPILRNAKGEILEIGGEEAGLPVGVIDDFEFEAYERVLEPGDFVTIYTDGFSEAMNSERDLYGVERMIELISDKTIINTDLGNRLLDDVRGFAGDYPQSDDMCLVCIGRD, from the coding sequence ATGGCTGGATTGAAAATCGTGCAGGGTGGCGAAATTGGCCGTGTCTATGATTTAGACGAGGGCGAACACTGGGTCATGGGGCGGAGCCCCGAGTGCGACCTGGTGCTCGACGTGGCTGCGGTCAGTCGCCGGCATATCATTCTCACTAAAGAAAATGGACACATCTTTGTCAAAGACCTGGGAAGTCGTAACGGCACGTACATCAACAACGTCCGGGTCGAGGATCGAGGAGAACTCAAGAACGGCGACCAGATGCTTATCTGCGATATCTTGTTTGTCTTCGAGGATGGCTCACCGTCGAAATCCTTAGGAGGTGCTGGCCCCACGAACTCGTCGCTACTGCAAACACTTGCTGAAGAATCCGAGGAAGATCCGAACGCCACCTCGGAAATTATGGCAACTTTAGATGTCAGTAAAGGCTCAGCTTCAGTTTGGAATCTTTCAGCCCGGCCCGAGACTCAGCTGCAAGCCTTGGTGGAAATCTCTAACAATTTGGGCAGCACACTCACTGTCAAAGAGATACTTCCCAAGATTCTTGACAGTTTGTTCAAGATTTTTGTGCAGGCCGATCGTGGATTCATCGTCATGCGTCCGCAACCAACCGCACCCTTGGTGGCTGTAGCCTCCAAGGCGCGAAAAACGAGCGACGAGGAAAACATGCGTTTCAGCCGCACCATCGTCCGACAGGCGATGGAAGGCAAACGTGCGATCCTTTCTGCTGACGCCTCTTCCGACGAGCGATTTGGCATGGCCGAAAGCATTGCCGACTTTCAAATCCGCTCGCTCATCTGCGCCCCGATGATCTCCAGCGCAGGTGAATCGCTGGGTGTTGTTCAGATCGACACGAACAATCAGAGAAGCCGATTCACCGACCAAGATTTGCAATTGTTGGCAGGAATTGCTAACCAGGCCTCAATCGCACTCGACAACGCCCGATTGCATCAAGAAGCGATGAGCCAAATGGCACTGCAGCGAGACATGGAAGCCGCCAAACTGATGCAGCGTGCCCTGTTGCCGCATCACTCTCCAGAAGTGACCGGCTATCATTTCTTTGCTTACTACGAGTCGGCCTTTCAGGTGGGTGGAGACTACTATGACTACGTATCACTCCCCGACAATCGGTTTGCCGTTGTGCTGGGAGACGTTGCCGGCAAGGGAGTCCCCGCCGCTATTCTGATGGCAAAGTTGTCGAGTGACGTACGACTATGGTTGGCGATTGAACCCGATCCGGCCAAGGCTTTGGGTAAGATCAATTCGATCTTCTCTGGATATGGCTGGGACGACCGGTTCGTTACGATGGTGGTTGCCGTGGTAGACCCTGCGACGAATAAACTCATCTTGGTCAATGCCGGACACATGCCTCCCATTCTGCGGAACGCCAAGGGCGAGATTCTCGAGATCGGCGGCGAAGAAGCCGGATTGCCGGTAGGTGTCATCGACGACTTCGAATTCGAGGCCTACGAGCGTGTTCTCGAGCCGGGCGACTTTGTAACCATCTACACCGACGGCTTCAGCGAGGCGATGAATTCCGAGCGTGACCTTTACGGCGTGGAACGTATGATCGAACTCATCAGCGACAAGACCATCATCAACACCGATCTCGGCAACCGTCTGCTGGACGACGTGCGTGGATTCGCAGGGGACTACCCCCAGAGCGACGATATGTGTCTGGTATGCATCGGGCGGGATTGA
- a CDS encoding cysteine hydrolase family protein, whose protein sequence is MVKNNKENAMSRALLVIDVQNEYFPGGALPITHPAGHLGQILKAMDAAEGRVPTLVVQHHFPDPAMPFFQKGTLGWELHPEVADRPRDLLVEKTLPGSFTNTNLENWLREHDVNTVTIAGYMTHMCCDTTARQAVHRGLTVEFLQDATGTLALENSAGKVTAEELHRSILCAQQMLLSEVLDLDSWIARL, encoded by the coding sequence ATGGTCAAGAACAATAAGGAAAACGCTATGAGTCGGGCACTGCTGGTAATCGACGTCCAGAATGAATACTTTCCCGGGGGAGCGCTCCCCATCACGCATCCGGCGGGGCACCTAGGCCAGATACTCAAGGCGATGGACGCCGCGGAGGGTCGCGTGCCCACACTTGTCGTGCAGCACCACTTTCCCGATCCTGCAATGCCTTTTTTTCAAAAAGGAACGCTTGGCTGGGAACTCCACCCAGAGGTGGCCGACCGACCTCGCGATCTGCTAGTTGAGAAAACGCTGCCAGGGAGTTTTACCAACACGAATCTAGAAAACTGGCTCCGTGAACACGATGTGAACACGGTCACCATCGCCGGTTACATGACCCACATGTGTTGCGACACCACGGCCCGCCAAGCAGTCCACCGCGGATTGACCGTCGAGTTTCTGCAAGATGCCACCGGGACGCTGGCCCTGGAGAACTCCGCCGGCAAGGTGACTGCCGAAGAGCTGCACCGCTCCATTCTGTGCGCCCAACAGATGCTGCTCAGCGAAGTGTTGGACTTAGACAGCTGGATTGCTCGGCTATAA
- the serC gene encoding 3-phosphoserine/phosphohydroxythreonine transaminase, which produces MTQRAYNFAAGPATLPETVLEQVQREMMALPGPKASILEISHRSPTFKEIIEAAEKNIRTLLGISDDYSVLFLQGGGRLLFSMIPMNLLTESQPSADYILTGSWGKAAIKEAKKLGSMNVAWDGADDKYTYTPSDTDLKLDPNAAYVHYTCNETIEGVQFAAEPQAGQVPLVCDASSDFMHKPLPIDRYGMIYACAQKNMGPAGVSIVVVRKNLLERSSDELGSYLDFKLHADQGSLMNTAPTFAIYVVRLVTDWLLNDIGGLDKMYSINQAKAKMLYDTIDSSNGFYDGHARKDSRSLMNVSFRLPSEELTTQFIDQADAADLTALAGHRSVGGVRASIYNAMPVAGVEALRDFMIDFRDKHAK; this is translated from the coding sequence ATGACCCAACGGGCTTACAATTTTGCAGCAGGACCGGCAACGCTACCTGAGACAGTATTAGAACAGGTACAGCGTGAGATGATGGCATTGCCAGGACCGAAGGCCTCGATTTTAGAGATCAGCCATCGGTCACCGACCTTCAAAGAAATCATCGAGGCTGCCGAGAAAAACATCCGCACACTGCTGGGCATCTCGGACGACTATTCTGTATTGTTTCTACAAGGAGGCGGACGGCTGTTGTTCTCGATGATTCCCATGAATCTGCTTACTGAATCGCAACCGAGCGCCGACTATATTCTCACGGGTTCGTGGGGCAAGGCCGCTATCAAAGAAGCTAAGAAGCTGGGTTCGATGAATGTAGCTTGGGATGGGGCCGACGACAAATATACTTACACGCCCTCCGATACAGATTTGAAACTCGACCCCAACGCAGCTTACGTGCACTACACCTGCAATGAAACTATCGAAGGGGTGCAATTTGCTGCCGAACCCCAAGCGGGCCAAGTGCCACTAGTTTGCGATGCTTCAAGTGACTTCATGCACAAGCCACTCCCTATAGATCGCTACGGCATGATCTACGCTTGTGCCCAGAAAAACATGGGCCCTGCGGGTGTGTCGATCGTTGTCGTCCGCAAGAACCTCTTGGAGCGATCCAGCGATGAACTCGGCAGCTATCTCGATTTCAAGCTGCATGCGGACCAGGGCTCTCTGATGAACACGGCACCCACGTTTGCTATCTATGTCGTAAGGCTTGTAACGGATTGGCTGCTCAATGATATTGGCGGGTTGGATAAGATGTATTCCATCAACCAAGCCAAAGCCAAAATGCTCTACGATACAATCGACTCTAGCAATGGATTCTATGATGGGCATGCACGGAAGGATTCGCGGTCGCTGATGAACGTTTCGTTCCGTCTGCCCAGCGAGGAACTTACGACCCAGTTTATTGATCAGGCCGACGCGGCGGACCTTACTGCATTGGCTGGTCACCGTTCGGTCGGCGGCGTTCGAGCTTCGATCTACAACGCGATGCCAGTCGCGGGAGTCGAGGCACTGCGAGATTTCATGATCGATTTTAGAGATAAGCACGCAAAGTAA
- the serA gene encoding phosphoglycerate dehydrogenase, translating into MHKVIVLDDLSQEGLDLLKAAPGFEYEVRTGLKGDDLREALGQFDGAICRSGVKLTPEVLEGSRRLKAVVRAGVGTDNIDKAAATRAGVVVMNTPAGNTLSTAEHTITLMLAMSRNVAPAYQSLCEGRWDRKLYMGSQVAGKTLGIVGLGRIGLAVAERAIALEMKVIGYDPFLSKERAQELGIELVDTVAAMLPRVDYLTVHTPLTDETRNLIDVPQLEIMKQGVRLVNCARGGIYNEAALLQGLDSGKIAGVALDVYVDEPCTDSPLFGKPGVICTPHLGASTEEAQTQVAVEAVGLLTDYLANGTIRHAVNVAPLDAKTIESLRGYLDVAYRLGMLLAGLQEGVARQCRLVYRGEIADRDIKVLNATFAAGLLKHALDQEINLVNAELMLRERGIELTTESHSEMGSFRSSMSAELETDAGKHKVAGTVFGQSMPRLVAIDGYRLEAYLDGCLLVFTHEDVPGIIGGVGTVFGQHGVNIGQMAVGRAGDTAGGDAIGILNLDAPPSGEALEGVRQLTAIGSAKVIHLPPAGELPSWLQG; encoded by the coding sequence ATGCACAAAGTAATAGTTCTCGACGATTTGTCTCAAGAAGGTCTCGATCTATTGAAAGCCGCACCGGGTTTCGAATACGAAGTCCGTACGGGGCTCAAAGGCGACGATCTTCGCGAAGCCCTGGGGCAATTCGATGGTGCAATCTGTCGAAGTGGTGTGAAGCTCACGCCTGAAGTGCTGGAGGGTTCGCGGCGACTAAAGGCCGTCGTGCGGGCTGGAGTCGGGACCGATAATATCGACAAAGCAGCTGCCACTCGAGCCGGAGTCGTAGTGATGAACACGCCGGCTGGCAACACACTTAGCACTGCCGAACACACGATCACTTTGATGCTGGCGATGTCGCGAAACGTGGCCCCGGCGTACCAAAGTCTTTGTGAAGGACGATGGGACCGCAAGCTCTACATGGGTTCGCAGGTTGCCGGCAAGACGCTTGGTATTGTCGGATTGGGGCGCATCGGTCTGGCAGTTGCCGAACGGGCAATTGCTTTGGAGATGAAGGTGATCGGCTACGATCCGTTTTTATCCAAGGAGCGAGCGCAAGAATTGGGCATCGAACTGGTGGATACCGTGGCAGCGATGCTCCCAAGAGTTGACTATCTTACAGTACATACTCCGCTTACAGATGAGACACGGAATCTAATCGATGTGCCTCAACTGGAAATTATGAAGCAAGGGGTGCGGTTGGTGAACTGTGCTCGGGGCGGGATTTACAACGAGGCGGCACTCCTGCAAGGATTAGATTCGGGAAAAATTGCCGGAGTAGCACTCGACGTCTATGTCGACGAGCCTTGTACGGACAGCCCTTTGTTCGGAAAACCCGGCGTGATTTGCACACCACACCTGGGAGCCAGTACGGAAGAAGCTCAGACACAGGTCGCCGTGGAAGCGGTCGGCCTGCTGACAGATTACTTGGCCAACGGCACGATTCGACATGCGGTGAATGTTGCACCGCTTGATGCCAAAACGATCGAATCGCTACGGGGTTATTTGGATGTCGCATACCGGTTGGGCATGTTACTGGCCGGCTTGCAGGAAGGTGTGGCTCGGCAGTGCCGACTCGTTTATCGTGGTGAGATAGCTGATCGGGATATCAAGGTACTCAATGCCACATTCGCCGCCGGTTTGCTTAAGCACGCCCTCGACCAAGAGATAAATCTGGTGAATGCTGAGTTGATGCTCCGCGAGCGGGGGATTGAACTCACGACCGAATCGCATAGCGAAATGGGATCGTTCCGCTCTTCGATGTCGGCTGAGTTGGAAACCGACGCCGGGAAACACAAAGTTGCTGGAACCGTTTTCGGCCAGTCGATGCCACGGCTGGTCGCAATTGATGGATATCGGCTTGAAGCTTATCTCGACGGCTGTTTGCTGGTATTCACTCATGAGGATGTACCAGGCATCATTGGTGGCGTGGGGACTGTCTTCGGCCAACATGGAGTCAACATTGGCCAGATGGCAGTCGGTCGGGCTGGTGACACGGCGGGAGGTGATGCTATCGGCATCTTAAATCTCGACGCCCCCCCCTCTGGCGAGGCGCTGGAAGGGGTCCGCCAGTTGACTGCCATCGGCAGTGCCAAAGTGATTCACCTCCCACCTGCTGGAGAATTGCCTTCCTGGCTTCAGGGTTGA